One stretch of Holophagaceae bacterium DNA includes these proteins:
- a CDS encoding cytochrome b/b6 domain-containing protein, producing MSLALAGTLSLILCTAVSAAPRPKGQECAECHEFDLPKFEKSIHGSLACRDCHSSIATLPHADKPAKVNCGACHADEAKEYAKSIHGSAKKSGMADSASCTSCHGAPHEILPGSDPASKTAKKNMADTCGACHSNPDFLARHKIPFAKPVEAYRLSVHGRAVARGDNNAASCSDCHGGHNITSGKDEKSGTGHERVSKTCGKCHSDVLEVYSQSVHGVAVKAGSKGAPDCTSCHGEHNLLAPAEAGSLVNPARVSTVTCGRCHADERLAARYNMAQDKLPSFQDSFHGLASRGGSQTVANCASCHGIHNILASTDPRSTINPKNLGQTCGRCHPGVGQRFAIGPVHVRSASMSEHVSVKWIRLTYLWLIPLTIGFMLLHNGLDFFAKLRRGRHANGTGEQFPRMNLKFRIGHGMVVVSFITLVATGFALKYPEAAWVKFFSFFSPDLRGLLHRIAAIIISAGTLFHLVQLVMVKRDRVILPELLPGWQDAKDIFNMFRFNLGLTKTRPTFGMFGYPEKMEYWAFMWGTVVMAVTGFLLWAENWSLSHLPKWVLDAATAAHWYEAILATLSILVWHWYLVIFDPDVYPMDKAWITGNTSGDHVRETRPEYYRKTLGKQGDEPEVDSDNPEA from the coding sequence ATGTCCCTAGCACTGGCTGGCACGCTCTCGCTGATCCTGTGTACGGCAGTATCCGCGGCGCCGCGGCCCAAGGGCCAGGAGTGCGCCGAATGCCACGAATTCGACCTTCCAAAATTCGAAAAGAGCATCCACGGAAGCCTGGCCTGCCGGGACTGCCACAGCAGTATCGCCACCCTTCCCCACGCGGACAAACCGGCGAAGGTCAACTGTGGCGCCTGCCACGCGGACGAGGCCAAGGAGTACGCCAAGAGCATCCACGGCAGCGCGAAGAAAAGCGGGATGGCCGATTCGGCGAGCTGCACCTCCTGCCACGGCGCTCCGCATGAGATCCTCCCCGGCAGCGATCCGGCATCCAAAACCGCCAAGAAGAACATGGCCGACACCTGCGGCGCCTGCCACTCCAACCCCGATTTCCTGGCGCGCCACAAGATCCCCTTCGCCAAGCCTGTCGAGGCCTACCGGCTGAGCGTCCACGGACGCGCGGTGGCGCGTGGGGACAACAACGCCGCCTCCTGCTCCGATTGCCACGGCGGCCACAACATCACTTCGGGGAAGGACGAGAAATCCGGAACCGGCCATGAACGCGTGTCGAAAACCTGCGGCAAGTGCCACTCGGATGTGCTCGAGGTGTATTCCCAGAGCGTGCACGGCGTCGCGGTGAAGGCCGGTTCCAAGGGCGCTCCGGACTGCACGAGCTGCCACGGCGAACACAACCTCCTGGCCCCCGCCGAGGCCGGCTCCCTGGTGAATCCCGCCCGGGTCTCCACGGTGACCTGCGGCCGCTGCCATGCGGACGAGCGCCTGGCGGCCCGCTACAACATGGCCCAGGACAAGCTGCCGAGCTTCCAGGACAGCTTCCACGGCCTCGCCTCCCGGGGCGGATCCCAGACCGTCGCCAACTGCGCCTCCTGCCATGGCATCCACAACATCCTGGCCTCCACGGATCCGCGTTCCACCATCAATCCCAAGAACCTCGGCCAGACCTGCGGGCGCTGCCACCCCGGCGTCGGCCAGCGCTTCGCCATCGGCCCGGTGCATGTGCGCTCCGCCAGCATGAGCGAACACGTCTCCGTGAAATGGATCCGCCTCACCTACCTGTGGCTGATCCCGCTCACCATCGGGTTCATGCTGCTGCACAACGGGCTGGATTTCTTCGCCAAGCTGCGGCGCGGAAGGCATGCCAACGGCACCGGCGAACAGTTCCCGCGCATGAACCTGAAATTCCGCATCGGCCACGGCATGGTGGTGGTGAGCTTCATCACCCTGGTGGCCACCGGCTTCGCGCTGAAATACCCCGAAGCCGCCTGGGTCAAGTTCTTCTCCTTCTTCTCCCCGGACCTGCGGGGGCTCCTCCACCGCATCGCCGCGATCATCATCTCCGCGGGCACGCTGTTCCACCTGGTCCAGCTCGTGATGGTCAAGCGCGACCGCGTGATCCTTCCTGAACTGCTGCCCGGCTGGCAGGACGCCAAGGACATCTTCAACATGTTCCGTTTCAACCTGGGCCTCACCAAGACCCGGCCCACCTTCGGCATGTTCGGGTACCCCGAGAAGATGGAGTACTGGGCTTTCATGTGGGGCACGGTGGTGATGGCCGTGACGGGCTTCCTGCTCTGGGCCGAGAACTGGAGCCTGAGCCACCTCCCGAAATGGGTGCTGGACGCGGCCACCGCCGCCCACTGGTACGAGGCCATCCTCGCCACGCTCTCCATCCTGGTCTGGCACTGGTACCTGGTGATCTTCGACCCGGATGTCTATCCCATGGACAAGGCCTGGATCACGGGGAATACGTCTGGGGACCACGTGCGCGAAACCCGGCCCGAGTATTACCGCAAGACCCTTGGAAAGCAGGGCGACGAACCCGAGGTCGACTCTGACAACCCTGAAGCCTGA
- a CDS encoding HAMP domain-containing protein — protein MRTRIGTRMILGAGLVTAAVIGLMTASIVRTHTAQLVSERTRSANQLSESIKSSTHFDMLENRRDNLHRQIRAIGELQGEGIRKVRLFNKEGQIMFSSDKAEIGTALDIRGEACYACHAEGRPLEKLDIQARARIFPAGDGTRVLGIINPIPNEASCSTASCHAHDPSKRVLGVLDVNVSMAEADAEIARSRAMMGALGVMAFLASSLILWWLNRRLVLKPVTALLEGTRRVADGDLATTIPVMAHDELGDLATAFNQMTHRLADTQLQLTQADKLASVGRLAAGIAHEINNPLTGVLSYASLLKKRFESDVPAAEDLDVIIRETIRCRGIIRGLLDFARPTPPSRKSTDLNEVVRHAVAVVMKQLQMSHVSLALDLAEDLPAAYADANQIQQVMVNLLLNAADALGSDGGEIRLASRAHGERLDLIIEDNGHGIPAENIPHLFEPFFSTKGHRGTGLGLAVTWGIIEGHGGTIEVQSEPERGSRFTVSLPQMPPPAAAKSSSETLPA, from the coding sequence ATGCGCACGCGCATCGGGACGCGGATGATCCTTGGCGCCGGGCTGGTGACGGCGGCGGTGATCGGCCTCATGACCGCGTCCATCGTGCGCACCCACACGGCCCAGCTCGTTTCGGAACGGACCCGCAGCGCGAACCAGCTCAGCGAGTCCATCAAGAGCAGCACCCACTTCGACATGCTCGAGAACCGCCGGGACAACCTCCACCGGCAGATCCGGGCCATCGGAGAGCTCCAGGGCGAAGGAATCCGGAAGGTCCGCCTCTTCAACAAGGAGGGGCAGATCATGTTCTCCTCGGACAAGGCGGAGATCGGGACAGCCCTGGATATCCGCGGCGAGGCTTGCTACGCCTGCCACGCCGAAGGCCGCCCGCTGGAGAAGCTCGACATCCAGGCGCGGGCCCGCATCTTCCCGGCGGGGGACGGCACCCGGGTGCTGGGCATCATCAACCCCATCCCGAACGAGGCCTCCTGCTCTACCGCTTCCTGCCATGCCCACGATCCATCGAAGCGCGTCCTGGGCGTGCTGGACGTGAACGTCTCGATGGCCGAGGCCGATGCGGAAATCGCCCGCAGCCGGGCGATGATGGGAGCGCTCGGCGTGATGGCCTTCCTCGCCAGCAGCCTGATCCTCTGGTGGCTCAACCGCCGGCTGGTGCTGAAGCCCGTCACCGCGCTGCTGGAGGGAACGCGGCGCGTGGCGGACGGGGACCTGGCCACCACGATTCCCGTCATGGCGCACGATGAGCTGGGCGACCTGGCCACGGCCTTCAACCAGATGACCCATCGCCTGGCCGACACGCAGCTCCAGCTCACCCAGGCCGACAAGCTCGCCTCTGTCGGGCGCCTGGCCGCGGGCATCGCGCACGAGATCAACAATCCCCTGACGGGCGTCCTCAGCTACGCCTCGCTGCTGAAGAAACGCTTCGAATCCGACGTTCCAGCGGCTGAGGATCTGGACGTGATCATCCGCGAGACCATCCGGTGCCGCGGCATCATCCGCGGATTGCTGGATTTCGCGCGGCCGACGCCGCCTTCGCGGAAATCCACGGACCTGAACGAGGTGGTGCGCCACGCGGTCGCGGTGGTGATGAAGCAGCTCCAGATGAGCCACGTGAGCCTCGCACTGGACCTGGCGGAGGATCTGCCCGCCGCCTACGCGGACGCCAACCAGATCCAGCAGGTGATGGTGAACCTGCTGCTGAACGCCGCGGATGCCCTTGGTTCCGATGGCGGCGAGATCCGGCTTGCTTCCCGTGCCCACGGGGAGCGGCTCGATCTGATCATCGAGGACAATGGCCATGGCATCCCGGCCGAGAACATACCCCATCTGTTCGAGCCTTTCTTCTCCACCAAGGGCCACCGCGGCACCGGCCTCGGACTCGCCGTGACCTGGGGAATCATCGAGGGCCATGGCGGCACCATCGAGGTGCAGAGCGAGCCGGAGCGCGGTTCCCGCTTCACAGTCAGCCTTCCCCAAATGCCTCCGCCCGCCGCGGCGAAGTCCTCATCCGAAACCCTTCCCGCCTAG
- a CDS encoding 3-deoxy-7-phosphoheptulonate synthase — protein MAIWNPHSWQARPAAQQPEYPNPSELERVLGQLRRLPPLVVPEEVNRLRTLLCEAAAGKRFLLQGGDCAEQFKDCNAEAIADKLRVLLQMSVVLTHSGRRPVVRVGRIAGQYAKPRSGATERLRVGGREVEVPVYRGDLVNSLEPSPKGRKADPERMIQAYFHASATLNHIRALIEGGFADLHHPERWELHQASTDAYQGVLEEVRESLEFLEALGGVERGALERIDFFTSHEALLLPFEEALTRWIPNDEGDGPNGSSPRQGLSSLARSGGYYNLGAHMLWVGERTRSLDGAHLEYLRGIKNPIGVKLGPTSAPAALKELLQLIDPTHTPGRVTLITRFGAGSIRELLPPLIHAVKRAGHTVLWSCDPMHGNTVKTAGGLKTRHFEAVLSELRQAFEIHTAEGSQLGGVHFELTGESVTECMGGNVGVSESDLPRAYETGCDPRLNGAQSLEMAFLIAGMLRQ, from the coding sequence ATGGCAATCTGGAACCCCCACTCCTGGCAAGCCCGGCCCGCCGCGCAGCAGCCCGAATATCCGAACCCCTCGGAACTGGAACGGGTGCTGGGGCAATTGCGCCGCCTGCCGCCGCTGGTCGTACCCGAGGAAGTCAACCGGCTCCGCACCCTGCTCTGCGAGGCCGCCGCGGGAAAGCGCTTCCTGCTGCAGGGCGGCGATTGCGCGGAACAATTCAAGGACTGCAACGCCGAGGCCATCGCGGACAAGCTCCGGGTCCTGCTCCAGATGTCCGTGGTGCTGACCCACAGCGGGCGGCGGCCCGTGGTGCGGGTGGGCCGCATCGCCGGGCAGTATGCGAAACCGCGCAGCGGCGCCACCGAACGCTTGCGGGTGGGCGGCCGGGAGGTGGAGGTGCCGGTCTACCGCGGCGACCTGGTGAATTCCCTGGAGCCCAGCCCGAAGGGCCGCAAGGCCGACCCTGAACGCATGATCCAAGCCTACTTCCACGCATCGGCCACGCTGAACCACATCCGGGCGCTGATCGAAGGGGGCTTCGCGGACCTTCATCATCCCGAGCGCTGGGAACTGCACCAGGCGAGCACGGATGCCTACCAGGGCGTGCTGGAGGAAGTGCGCGAGTCGCTGGAGTTCCTGGAGGCCCTGGGCGGCGTGGAGCGGGGCGCACTGGAACGCATCGATTTCTTCACCAGCCATGAAGCCCTGCTTCTGCCGTTTGAAGAAGCGCTCACCCGCTGGATCCCCAACGACGAAGGCGATGGGCCGAATGGAAGCAGCCCGCGCCAGGGCCTCTCCTCCCTGGCCCGGAGCGGAGGCTATTACAACCTTGGCGCCCACATGCTCTGGGTGGGGGAACGCACCCGCAGCCTCGATGGCGCGCACCTGGAATACCTCCGCGGCATCAAGAACCCCATCGGCGTGAAACTGGGGCCCACCTCCGCCCCGGCGGCGCTAAAGGAACTGCTGCAGCTCATCGACCCCACCCACACACCGGGGCGCGTCACCCTCATCACCCGCTTCGGCGCGGGCTCGATCCGCGAGCTGCTGCCGCCCCTCATCCATGCGGTGAAACGCGCCGGGCACACCGTCCTGTGGAGCTGCGACCCCATGCACGGCAACACGGTGAAAACAGCCGGAGGCCTCAAGACCCGGCATTTCGAAGCGGTGCTTTCGGAATTGCGGCAGGCCTTCGAGATCCACACAGCGGAGGGCAGCCAATTGGGCGGAGTCCACTTCGAACTCACCGGCGAATCCGTCACCGAATGCATGGGGGGCAACGTGGGGGTCTCGGAATCCGACCTTCCGCGCGCCTACGAGACCGGCTGCGATCCCAGGCTCAACGGGGCGCAAAGCCTGGAAATGGCCTTCCTCATCGCGGGGATGTTGAGGCAGTGA
- a CDS encoding response regulator — MTALLILLMFVAFAGIDFLVRESARRHRAKRERQAREAVLNLALRLDFTHEAKSLKRVEVAHPKARILAVDDEPVVLDSFRRILVLEGYNVDTVESGPEALGLVQRNDYDFVFTDMKMPEMSGVEVVKAVKHLRPDVDVVVITGYGTIETAVETLQFGASEYVQKPFTADELAEFARKLLFKREARLEGQRQPTVRVVSPSMAESIPANEFCVPGGAFIAPGHTWARIEPSGQVRIGIDDFARKALGPINEVVAPSHGQTVRRGETLFTLKHGAEVAHFASPLSGRVTLENNGLQSDAAPVMASPYDRGWICMLQPSDLIQELPGLRIGKPVVDWYQDEIRRLRESRATQTSQAPEAGHLDMAAFEQQFLEPAAKA; from the coding sequence ATGACCGCCCTTCTGATCCTTCTGATGTTCGTCGCCTTCGCAGGCATCGATTTCCTGGTGCGCGAGAGCGCGCGGCGGCACCGCGCCAAGCGGGAACGGCAGGCCCGCGAGGCGGTGCTCAACCTGGCGCTGCGGCTGGATTTCACCCACGAGGCCAAGTCCCTCAAGCGGGTCGAGGTGGCCCATCCCAAGGCGAGGATCCTCGCCGTGGACGATGAACCGGTGGTCCTGGATTCCTTCCGGCGCATCCTGGTGCTGGAGGGCTACAACGTCGATACCGTGGAATCGGGGCCCGAAGCGCTGGGGCTGGTGCAGCGGAACGACTACGATTTCGTCTTCACGGACATGAAGATGCCTGAGATGAGTGGAGTCGAGGTGGTGAAGGCGGTGAAACACCTGCGCCCCGATGTGGACGTGGTGGTCATCACCGGATACGGGACCATCGAGACCGCGGTGGAGACGCTGCAATTCGGCGCTTCCGAGTACGTGCAGAAGCCCTTCACCGCCGATGAGCTGGCGGAGTTCGCGCGCAAGCTGCTGTTCAAGCGCGAGGCGAGGCTCGAAGGCCAGCGGCAGCCGACAGTGCGGGTCGTCAGCCCATCCATGGCCGAATCCATCCCCGCCAATGAATTCTGCGTACCGGGAGGCGCCTTCATCGCGCCGGGCCACACCTGGGCGCGCATCGAACCCAGCGGCCAGGTCCGCATCGGCATCGACGATTTCGCCCGCAAGGCCCTGGGGCCCATCAACGAAGTGGTCGCCCCCAGCCATGGCCAGACCGTCCGGCGGGGCGAGACGCTCTTCACCCTGAAGCACGGCGCCGAGGTGGCCCATTTCGCCTCGCCCCTCAGCGGCCGCGTGACCCTGGAGAACAACGGCCTGCAATCCGATGCGGCCCCGGTGATGGCGAGCCCCTACGACCGGGGATGGATCTGCATGCTCCAGCCCAGCGACCTGATCCAGGAATTGCCCGGCCTCCGGATCGGAAAGCCTGTGGTGGACTGGTACCAGGATGAGATCAGGCGGCTGCGGGAGAGCCGTGCCACCCAGACCTCCCAGGCGCCTGAGGCCGGCCACCTCGACATGGCCGCCTTCGAGCAGCAGTTCCTGGAACCCGCCGCCAAAGCCTGA
- a CDS encoding response regulator transcription factor — MTHVLVVEDEPSLRQLLTNNLTFEGYSVTAVDDGGAAISAHSAKRADLIVLDLMLPTMDGYQVLKQLREHQDPVPVLMLTARGAEADRIQGLSLGADDYLVKPFSVLELLARIKAILRRTRPLDRPQVLKSGPFRFDLPALEVVRDEKTLDLTPREFRLVEILITHPGRTHSRHELLHLAWDADARPTPRTVDVHIANLRKKLGEDEGRPWIATVGGEGYRWTAPVEPES; from the coding sequence ATGACTCACGTTCTCGTGGTAGAAGACGAGCCAAGTCTCCGCCAACTGCTCACCAACAACCTGACTTTCGAGGGCTATAGCGTGACCGCCGTCGATGATGGCGGCGCAGCGATCTCTGCCCACAGCGCCAAGCGCGCGGACCTCATCGTGCTGGACCTCATGTTGCCCACGATGGATGGCTACCAGGTGCTGAAGCAGCTCCGGGAGCACCAGGATCCGGTGCCGGTCCTCATGCTCACCGCCCGGGGCGCCGAGGCGGACCGGATCCAGGGCCTCTCCCTGGGCGCGGACGACTATCTGGTGAAGCCATTCTCCGTCCTGGAACTGCTGGCCCGCATCAAGGCCATCCTGCGCCGCACGAGGCCCCTGGACCGCCCCCAAGTCCTCAAGAGCGGGCCGTTCCGCTTCGACCTGCCGGCCCTCGAAGTCGTCCGGGACGAGAAGACCCTGGACCTGACGCCGCGTGAATTCCGCCTGGTGGAGATCCTCATCACCCATCCCGGCCGCACCCATAGCCGCCACGAACTGCTGCACCTCGCCTGGGATGCGGATGCCAGGCCCACGCCCCGGACCGTGGATGTCCATATCGCCAACCTGCGCAAGAAACTCGGCGAGGACGAGGGCCGGCCCTGGATCGCGACCGTGGGCGGGGAAGGCTACCGCTGGACCGCCCCCGTGGAACCGGAGTCCTAG
- a CDS encoding NapC/NirT family cytochrome c: MKNLFAKVSRNPISLAGVVITTISAIIFLTLFAIELVGFSGGPYVGIMAFLIVPAFFVGGLLLIPFGIWRAQRKAKLAAEKGEEPEPDNFPVIDLNMVRVRKTVLIFAALTVINVVIVATATYKGVEVMGSTKFCGTACHSVMAPEFTSYQRSPHARVKCVECHIGSGASWFVKSKLSGSWQLVSVLFKLYQRPIPTPVHNLRPARETCEQCHWPTKFVGDRLKVITKFDEDEKSTEKKTALLLHVGGSMGSTSRGIHWHVDRGVRVSYASDEKREVIGDVELTLPDGTRRLYKASTPLANPVKGMRAMECVDCHNRPSHIYRLPDEEVDTALFEGRIDRTLPFIRREAVKALKADYASREEAQAKIRQALQGFYSSSYPEVAKPKAQAIEAAVASVQGIYNSNVWPSMKIAWGAYPSFLGHTVATGCFRCHDDEHKTDDGRKISQDCALCHSVLAQDEADPKILQDLTHP, from the coding sequence ATGAAGAACCTGTTCGCCAAGGTCTCGCGGAACCCGATAAGTTTGGCGGGCGTGGTGATCACCACCATCAGCGCGATCATCTTCCTGACGCTGTTCGCCATCGAGCTGGTGGGCTTCAGCGGCGGCCCCTACGTCGGGATCATGGCCTTCCTGATCGTCCCTGCCTTCTTCGTCGGCGGCCTGCTTCTCATCCCCTTCGGGATCTGGCGCGCCCAGCGCAAGGCCAAGCTCGCGGCGGAAAAAGGCGAAGAGCCAGAACCCGACAACTTCCCGGTCATCGACCTGAACATGGTCCGGGTCCGCAAGACGGTCCTGATCTTCGCGGCGCTCACGGTCATCAACGTGGTCATCGTCGCCACCGCCACCTACAAGGGCGTGGAAGTGATGGGCTCCACGAAGTTCTGCGGCACCGCCTGCCACAGCGTGATGGCGCCGGAATTCACCTCCTACCAGCGCTCCCCCCACGCGCGGGTGAAGTGCGTGGAATGCCACATCGGCTCGGGCGCGAGCTGGTTCGTGAAATCGAAGCTCTCGGGCTCCTGGCAGCTCGTATCGGTGCTGTTCAAGCTCTACCAGCGGCCCATTCCGACGCCCGTGCACAACCTCCGCCCCGCGCGGGAGACCTGCGAGCAGTGCCATTGGCCGACCAAATTCGTGGGCGACCGCCTGAAGGTCATCACCAAGTTCGACGAGGACGAGAAGAGCACGGAGAAGAAGACCGCCCTCCTGCTGCACGTGGGCGGGAGCATGGGCTCCACCTCCCGCGGCATCCACTGGCACGTGGACCGCGGCGTCCGGGTGAGCTACGCCTCCGATGAGAAGCGCGAGGTCATCGGCGATGTGGAGCTGACGCTGCCCGACGGCACCCGGCGGCTTTACAAAGCTTCCACGCCGCTCGCCAACCCCGTGAAGGGCATGCGGGCCATGGAATGCGTCGATTGCCACAACCGGCCTTCGCACATCTACCGGCTGCCTGACGAAGAGGTGGACACGGCCCTCTTCGAAGGCCGGATCGACCGCACGCTGCCCTTCATCCGCAGGGAGGCCGTGAAGGCGCTCAAGGCCGACTACGCCTCGCGCGAAGAAGCCCAGGCCAAGATCCGCCAGGCTCTCCAGGGATTCTATTCGTCTTCCTACCCCGAGGTGGCGAAGCCGAAGGCCCAGGCCATCGAAGCGGCCGTGGCGAGCGTGCAGGGGATCTACAATTCCAATGTCTGGCCCAGCATGAAGATCGCCTGGGGCGCCTACCCGAGCTTCCTCGGACACACCGTGGCGACCGGCTGCTTCCGCTGCCACGACGATGAGCACAAGACCGACGATGGACGCAAGATTTCGCAGGACTGCGCGCTTTGCCATTCGGTGCTGGCGCAGGACGAGGCCGACCCGAAGATCCTCCAGGACCTGACCCACCCCTGA
- a CDS encoding 4Fe-4S dicluster domain-containing protein translates to MTVGLLFDATRCIGCGACASACKEQNKLPGPVEDETSAYTWTTVQPKGDTFVRHLCMHCLVPTCASVCPVAALHKTPEGPVVYDSEKCMGCRYCMMACPFDVPKYQWDRAVPIIGKCIMCTSRVKQGQPTACAEACPAGATTFGSRADLIREAKDRIRQNPAGYVDHIYGLTEAGGTSVMMLANQPFEKLGLKAALPGEPPAMRTWQVLSNIPDFVAVWGVFLYGVHWITARREAVSAHQPPPRSPGTASTDDPHTGRRS, encoded by the coding sequence GTGACCGTAGGACTCCTTTTTGACGCGACCCGCTGCATCGGATGCGGCGCCTGCGCTTCGGCGTGCAAGGAGCAGAACAAGCTCCCGGGCCCGGTCGAGGATGAGACCAGCGCCTACACCTGGACCACCGTCCAGCCTAAAGGGGACACCTTCGTGCGGCATCTCTGCATGCACTGCCTGGTGCCCACCTGCGCGTCCGTGTGCCCCGTGGCTGCGCTGCACAAGACGCCCGAGGGCCCCGTTGTCTATGATTCGGAAAAATGCATGGGCTGCCGCTACTGCATGATGGCCTGCCCCTTCGACGTGCCGAAGTACCAGTGGGACCGCGCGGTGCCCATCATCGGCAAGTGCATCATGTGCACCAGCCGGGTGAAGCAGGGGCAGCCCACGGCTTGCGCCGAGGCCTGTCCGGCGGGAGCGACGACCTTCGGCAGCCGGGCCGACCTCATCCGGGAAGCCAAGGACCGCATCCGGCAGAATCCCGCCGGGTACGTGGACCACATCTACGGGTTGACGGAGGCTGGCGGCACCTCGGTGATGATGCTGGCGAACCAGCCCTTCGAGAAACTGGGCCTCAAGGCCGCGCTTCCCGGCGAACCCCCGGCCATGCGCACCTGGCAGGTGCTCTCGAACATTCCGGACTTCGTCGCGGTGTGGGGTGTTTTCCTCTACGGCGTCCACTGGATCACCGCCCGCAGGGAAGCGGTCTCGGCCCACCAGCCTCCGCCCCGGAGTCCAGGAACGGCCAGCACGGACGATCCGCACACCGGGAGGCGCTCATGA
- the hybB gene encoding Ni/Fe-hydrogenase cytochrome b subunit: MTTSAVLPAKKFRPGFWTFFFGLVTIPFCIVTVLRFYKGLGAVTHLSDKFPWGLWIGFDLLCGVGLAAGAFTLTAAVHLFNLKKFEPIVRPTILTGFLGYIFVITALMFDLGQPWRIWHAIVYWNPHSVMFEVAWCVMLYTTVLAVEFAPVVLERFGFHAPMRIIHGIITPLVIAGVLLSTLHQSSLGSLYLIVPSKLHPLWYSQLLPLFFFISAIGAGIGMVILESYMSKRAFGRHLEMDLLEPLARAMVVALGIYGMMRLQAIARNGAFSAITDFTYEGRMFLVEFVLGVLLPVALLSFRRLRTDPTWLVAGSFLAVLGFVVNRLNVSITGMEGAAGVRYVPSFPEIIISVGLVGIGMAAFALAVRYLNIFPEQAVHAEGRPEGG, from the coding sequence ATGACCACCTCAGCCGTCCTGCCCGCCAAAAAATTCCGCCCCGGATTCTGGACCTTCTTTTTCGGGCTGGTCACCATTCCCTTCTGCATCGTCACGGTGCTGCGCTTCTACAAGGGGTTGGGTGCGGTCACCCACCTGAGCGACAAGTTCCCATGGGGGCTCTGGATCGGCTTCGACCTGCTCTGCGGCGTGGGGCTGGCCGCCGGCGCCTTCACGCTCACGGCGGCGGTCCATCTCTTCAACCTCAAGAAATTCGAGCCCATCGTGCGGCCGACGATCCTGACAGGGTTCCTGGGGTACATCTTCGTGATCACGGCCCTCATGTTCGACCTGGGCCAGCCCTGGCGCATCTGGCACGCCATCGTCTACTGGAACCCCCATTCGGTCATGTTCGAGGTGGCTTGGTGCGTGATGCTCTACACCACCGTCCTGGCCGTCGAGTTCGCGCCGGTGGTGCTGGAGCGCTTCGGATTCCACGCCCCGATGCGCATCATCCACGGCATCATCACGCCGCTGGTGATCGCCGGTGTCCTCCTCTCGACGCTGCACCAGTCCTCGCTGGGATCCCTCTACCTCATCGTGCCGTCTAAACTCCACCCGCTCTGGTACTCGCAGCTATTGCCGCTCTTCTTCTTCATCTCGGCCATCGGCGCGGGCATCGGCATGGTGATCCTGGAATCCTACATGAGCAAGCGGGCCTTCGGCCGCCACCTGGAGATGGACCTGCTGGAGCCCCTGGCCCGCGCCATGGTCGTGGCGCTGGGCATCTACGGAATGATGCGGCTGCAGGCCATCGCCCGGAACGGCGCGTTCAGCGCGATCACCGACTTCACCTACGAAGGCCGAATGTTCCTGGTGGAATTCGTGCTCGGCGTGCTGCTGCCTGTCGCGCTGCTTTCATTCCGGCGCCTGCGCACGGACCCCACATGGCTGGTGGCCGGGTCCTTCCTTGCGGTGCTTGGCTTCGTGGTCAACCGCTTGAACGTGAGCATCACCGGAATGGAAGGGGCCGCGGGCGTCCGCTACGTGCCTTCCTTCCCGGAAATCATCATTTCCGTCGGACTCGTGGGAATCGGGATGGCGGCGTTCGCGCTGGCGGTGAGGTACCTGAACATCTTCCCCGAGCAGGCGGTCCATGCCGAAGGGCGGCCAGAAGGGGGTTGA